A stretch of DNA from Pongo pygmaeus isolate AG05252 chromosome 3, NHGRI_mPonPyg2-v2.0_pri, whole genome shotgun sequence:
tcaagatcagcctgggcaacatagagagaccttgtctctataaaaaaattttaaaaattagcatgtgcttgtagtcccagccacttgggaggctgaggttggaggattgcttgagcccaggagttggaggctgcagtgagctatgatagtgccactgcactctggcctgggcaacagaacaagatcttgtccctaaaataaataaataaataggattttGATCAAACCTCTAAATCTAAATACCAATTTATAGGCAGTATGGGGGAGAGGAACATGTTAAAACAAGATAAACACATGTGGTTGCAATAAGCAAAGTCCAGATTGAAAAATTCTACAGATCAAATGAGTCACTTTATTGAAACCATAAATTGCAAAGAAAAGTAGGAGATGGAGGAGCGACCTATAGAAAAAGAGACTTAAAGATGTATTTACCATttgtggacttttttttcttttttgagatggagtctcactctgtcgcccaggctggagtgcaatggcgtgatttcggctcactgcaaattccgcctcccaggttcaagcaattctcccgcctcagcctcccaagtagctgggattacaggcacccgccatcacgtctggctaatttttgtatttttgtagagataaggtttctccatgttggccaggctggtcttgaactcctgacttcaggtgatctgcctgcctcagcttcctaaagtgttgagattacaggagtgagccaccatgcctggccacctatTTGTGGACTTTAATTGGATTCTGACTTAAGAAACAAACTGAAAGAAGAGGGAAATCCTTTATGAAACAGTTGAGGAAAATTTGATCATTGACTGGATAATTAACAATAgtaaacaattattattattttacagacaTATATCCAGTATCATAGATTTGACTTTATAACCTTACTCACATGTCTCAAATTAGTGTTAGCTGTAGGTGGGCCCTCAGTTGTGGTGGTCAAAGGTAATGGATAGGAATATGAATACAAGATTTGCCATGAGTTGATAATTGGTAAATCCGGGTGTAGTGCACATGAGGATTCATTATACTATTCTCGCTCCTTGTGTTTGAAATTTTATACAATAAAACATTAGAATAAAAAAGTATGAAgtttttttcagatgaggaaactctttatttatttatttatttattttattttattttttgagatggaggctcgctctgttgccaggctggagtgcagtggcacaatctcggctcactgcaatctctacctcatgggttcaagtgatttccctgcctcagcctcccgagtggctgggactacaggtgcacaccaccacgcctggttaattttttgtattttactagagacggggtttcaccatgttggccaggatggtctcgatctcctgaccttaggtgatctgcccatctttgcctcccaaaatgctgggattacaggcgtgagccaccttgcctggcctgtgttttttatttattttattttatttttgaaacactcctagtAGACTCTATAAAATACCTAGAATTGTGGCGATTCATCCTATGATTATGAGAAGGATAAAgccaaaacattctttttttattgacacagggtcttgctctgtcgcctaggctggagtgcagtggcatgaacgtgactcactgcagcctcgacttcctgggctcaagtgatcctcctgcctcagcttcccatgtagctgggaccacaggcatttgccaccacacttggctaattttttaatttttttgtagagaccaggctgcccaggctggtctcaaactcctgggttcaagtgatcctcccgccttggcctctcaaagtgctgggaaaacaggtgtgagccactgtgccttgcccaaAACATTCTTGATAGAGCAGGACAACAGATACAACCAAGGTCTTGATGACTGAGCCACAAAATAAGCCAACCCTGGATATCTAGTTATATAATAACAATCTATCTAGTTATATAATAACAATCTTTGTCATTTAATCCCTTTTGAGtatgtttctgttatttttagtagaaaatggaggaaaatgcatttgtatgtgtgtgcaagGTCTCATTGCCCTCTAGCTGAAGAATGATAGAACTCCAGAATCCTATTTTTAGAGTCTGCTTCCCAGGATCACATCCAGTACCAATGATCTAAAGTGACGTTCCCTAGAAACAGGGATTCTTTGGCCAGTCTTTTACGAGAGGAGTATTCCCCGGAGAATGGAGGGAGGAAAGCAGAAGAAGGCAGGGGGAAGAACTAAGCAGGGAAGTCATCTCGGCTGGAGACCAGCTTCAATCTGCTCCTTGGGGTGGGCTGGAGCATGAACTATTCAATTGTACTGCAGAGTCGGTGCCACCTTTTGTAATACTATGGCAGTCAGTCATTGGTTGTGAACTGCCTATGgtgagggtggggtgtggggtgtaACACTCATAGCAGCTGGGGATAAATGTACCCAGTTAGGGGGCCCAATTAAGGGGATCTAGGCAGAGCATCAGCAGTGTCCACTACAATTTCCCAACTTACTCCATAGCCAAAACCGTACATGACCCTGCATGATCTAGCCCACCCCACCTACCCACTCCCTTTCTCTCTGAGACCATCTCTGgctactctctctctttttcattccactttagcCACAATGGCCACCTCGCAATTCCTCAAATTCCCAGCAGGATCCTGTTTTAGATCCTTTGCCCTTTTCTGTTCCCTTACCTGGCTGATTCCCCTAACTCCTACCATTAGATGGTCCCTTATATATCTTTCAGGTTTCTATGCAAAAGACACCTTCCTAGTAAAGCCTCTTTTGGCCATCCTATCTAAAATTACAACTTCCACCTTGAACTAACACTTacaatccttttattttcattacttgTATCCTTAGCACTTATCAGTACCTAACACACTATatcattttctcatgtgtcaTTTGTCTTCTTACCTGGCTCCACTCTAGAATATAAACCGGGAGCACTTAAAACAATACCTATTATGTTGTAAGTGCtcagctaatatttgttgaacacgtgaatgaatgaatgattcctGGCACAAAGTGCTaatcctcaataaatattgtttgaaCTGAACTGAAACAGAAAATATCTACGTAGTCCCCTATGTAAGTACTATAGATGGGAGAGGGCATACTTATTGTGATATACAGGGTTCTCCATAGATTATATGCTCTTTCTTCCATAATATTACAAAAGCTTACATTTCTCATGTGATGTTATATATCTGTATGttaatatgtattatttgtacatgcaaatattaatgaaaaaagtAGAAGCACCAAagcttttctaattttatttgacTCAAACTATATTTTAGACCTACATACCGTACAATAAAGTAAGCTGAAAGCATAGTGAAATTAAAGTAAATACAGGTTGTATGGATAgctcaatttctttaatataaaatgtaaattcagAGATGactgtgataaaagaaaaatgtctagaaaaaaaaaaccaaagatgaAACTATGTAAGCTCTTTACTGCAATGTCATATTCTGATCTCAGACAGTAGAAGAGTAGTAAAAAACGTACAATCTCAAGTCTCTCAGTCCTAAAATCTATCAGTGGATGCCAAAAATCTTCAAGACCCATTAACGTTTTCTAgaaaataagtcttttttttttttttaaactaagtgtactaaaaacacaaaagcactTATCAGACACTCTACGGCATTTGTTGCTGAAATGTCTCCCAGCTGGAGATTAGCCTTGAGCCGAAGCAGTCTCAGAGCCAACACTGGCTTCCTCCTGCAAATCATTTCCAGCAGAGGACTCTGACTCAGCTGGAGAATTTTCTTCTTCTAGTTCAGCATATTCATCAGAGCTTTCGTTCTCTGTTGTATCTTTATCATTATCGATGGCGACAGCTTCATCCAGGGCAGCATTTGTAACCTCTGGGGTTGTTTCAGGGTTTACTTCCGCGGTTTCCCTCTCCGCTGCATCTGTGACCTCTGGCCCAGTTTCAGCACTGACTGCTGTGGTCTCCGGAGCAGCCTCCACGTGACCTGGACAGGCAGATGCCTCTTTTATGACCACAACTGTAGCACTGGGAATTTCTTCAGCATCTACCACCTCAGCTTCCACTACAAGTTCTTCTGGGGCTTCTGAACTTGCTTTCTCAGTTTCCGCAACATTCTCCTTTTCACCTTTAAGAATTAGTCATTAAGCAAGGTATTAATTTAAAGATCGTGGGAAGACAATGAAACACTGAGGTCATTTAAACACGTAAGACAGAGCTACATGCACTGATGTGTAACAGTCTTCAAGGTAGACTCTC
This window harbors:
- the MGARP gene encoding protein MGARP, translating into MYLRRAVCKTLALPLRAPPNPAPLGKDASLRRMSSNRFPGSSGSNMIYYLVVGVTVSAGGYYAYKTVTSDQAKHTEHKTNLKEKTKAEIQPFQGEKENVAETEKASSEAPEELVVEAEVVDAEEIPSATVVVIKEASACPGHVEAAPETTAVSAETGPEVTDAAERETAEVNPETTPEVTNAALDEAVAIDNDKDTTENESSDEYAELEEENSPAESESSAGNDLQEEASVGSETASAQG